The DNA window CTGGCTAACTCTCTTGCTGCCTTCTACTGTCTGCTAAAATCTCAGCATGCCTGCTGCACTGTTTCCTACAGCAGCCCAACCCACCCCGGTCTAGCACTGCCGGCCTCTCTACCCTGCTGTCTCAGAGGGCATAATACACTTAAAGACATCACCAACTTACCCTTCATGATACTTATTGTCTAccatttctctcctcctgctAGAATCCACGCCCCATAAGGGCAGGGTTCTCTGCGGTTCTGTGCCCTGATGTATGTCAGACGGCCACAACAGTGCTGGAGGCCAGGAAGAACTCACACATTTGCTGAACTGAATGTTAAGTTAAATTGAGTTGAATTAAACTGAAGTTTATGGAACTGAAGTTTCAGGAACAAGAGTAAAGattgaaatttcagaaaatggcAAGGCGAGAATGATTTAGCAGACAGGACAAGCTTAAAATGGAATCATGACTTAAAAGACGGAACCAAGAAATTCTCCCAGGATgcaacaagcaaaaaaaaaaaaaaaaaaaggatagaatgTATGGAAAATTAGACGAGATATTAAAGAGGGATCTAGAAGTTCCAATGACTAAGACATAGCATTCCAAAAGGAAAGAtaaggcagaaagaaggaaagaacatagTTGAAGAAACAATGGTTAGGAATATGTCAAAATTCAAGAACGAAAAACATCCTCAACTAGTGAGGGGCAGGATAACTCAACTGCGTGCACGCGACTTGAAAATATCTAGGGATATTAACAATGTTTAAGAATtggagaatatttcttttttaattctaaaattagattatctACCAAATTAAcatcttataaaagaaattggccttgtttttaaacatcatttttcATACTCACCTTCAGTTGCAATGTAGGCTGCCCTTCAATGTCCTCACAAGACAGAcacatttctggattctctattcccAAATAAATGGGAACCCCTCTGCCTTGCTCAAGCAACTCTGGATACTTGCATGGGACAACAGTGACAGTGACTAATAAAGATAAGAGGGGAGATGGTGTCAGTTTCCTCCTGAAGTTAGGACAAGGCTAGCATCTTTCAGGTGGGGCAGGAAGAAACATTAAGAGTGTCATCCCTGCTACCCCAGGCCCACCAAATCGCCAActacctcattcattcattcattcattcattcattcataccaCGTACCAGTCACGGCCCTAGGAAATAGAGCAAACACACAGAGTTAAACAGATGGCAGACCCTGCCCTAGAGATTGTCACACCCCTGCTTAAACACCTGGAGGTGGGAAGCTCCAACCCCAAGCAGCCCCTCTGATCCTTGAAGAGTTCTGTCCATTGGCAAGTTTTGCCTAATGTGATGTTGAAATCTGCCTTCCTCTACCCACTCATTTAGTCCTTTTAGGACACCTTGAAGTCAGGCAGGATAAGATACTCCTCTTCCATGGGACAGGCCATCAGTCACTGAAAGCAGCTCTCCTGACCCCCAGGAGGCTGCTCTACCCTCTCTGCTTTCTATATCCTAGTGCAGACAAACTTCTCCCTGACATGGCTTCCCAGGCAAGTGTGAAATTCTCCTCCTTCCAGGTGGGCCCTGTTGTCAAGCCACCCTTCACAAAAGGCCAGTGCCAGCATCTCAGGTGCACTAATGTGACCCCTCCCTTGCCTCCAAGGCAGCAGCCACGGGATCACCACTCACCTGGGGTTACATTGTTACTCCGTGGAACTGTCACAATGGTCTGACCCTGAAGGACCCACACCTGCTGATTCAAGTCGGAGACCTCCCCAGTATGAGGTTTATTCACTGCAgtttaaatagaaaagaataatgaagaacCATTATAATTAGGCAGCTTTGCTAGATGCTAGGCCCTTCAGGAAGGAAGGCCCAGGGTTTAGATACCAAAACTGACAGCAGTCACATGACCCTCAGCTCAGCCTTCCTTTCTGGTAAAGCTATGGGTTATGGTGAGGAGGGCCAGGGCTGCAACTGGTGTAAGAGGGTCAACTGTTCCATAGCACATGTGTGTCAAGGCCCAGCTACTCCCTCTGATGCCTACTCTGTGCTTGGCTTGGTGCTAGGTCTGGAGCTAGAGCAGAGAATAAGCACTGCTCCCCACCCTGCGGAAGCTCACTGTCCAGGGGAAGCTGGAGAGCACTGGATGGTAAGGGCCATACACAAAGAGGGGCAGAAAATGCTGGGGCATATCCAGAAGATCCAGAAGAGACAGGTATGAGTGCAGGTGTCCCAGGCCTCCAGAGCCCCATCTCAACATCACCTGCTGTaaagggttctccagagaaagggACTCCTCGAATGCATGTCATAGTGGGGTTGTCTCAACACCTGTGGGGACAGTGATAGGAGACATGAGCATCTGGAGACATTTCCAAGACCTTTCCAGGACACTGGTTACTGAGATCCTCATTCTGGACAAGGAGCCGGGAAGCCTGGCCTGACATAACGCCCTAGTCAGAAAATCTGAGCCACCTCCCGAGACAAAACTTCAAGGTAGGGACAGGGAGGAGACATCGGGCAGAACTTCCTCCACCCAAAGATGCAGCCAGTGATAGTATCTTCCTAGAAGTTCTAAGCCAGGCATGACTTTTGACCTTAAATACCCACAGCCACCTAATGCCTGcgtctcctcctccttcccccattgacttctgcttctgcctgggggcagggcagctcTGCCAGGATCCTAGCAACTCGCTGGGAAGTGGGAAAGTGAGAAGCAGTTAGACAAGCACTGGACAAGACACAGAGCCTGGCAGAGCCGCATCTCTTCCCTGAGCCCTAAAGCACAGAAAAGAGGGAAGCCTGAAAAGTTGGACCTTTATCAAAAGTGCAGGGGACTGAATCAGAGCTCCAACAGCTCCCAAGAGCAGTCACGGGCTCTGACAGACACTGCCATTTATTTGGTAGAATGGGGAGGTGCCACCTGCCTTGGTGGGGCGTGGCAACTGTATGCCACAAGATCCTGTGAGACTCAGATGGAGAAATGACAGCATCAGCATGAGCTGCCAGAGAAGGAGGCACCGAGCCACGCCCACGGGGAAACAGAGCTGATGACAGACCCCAGGCTTCTCAGCAAGGGGAGACTGAGGGACTTCCCCAGAACTCGGTTCTCCTGCCTTGTCACTCAGGCAACAACTGGAAATACCAGGCCCTTCACAAAAGGAGTCCATCTGCTGGGGCAGGCAAGCTTGCCCTCTACAGTTCCATGAAGGGAGTCCTGCGATTGCAAAATCAGCTGGGCTCCAGGCAGGGTCCACATGGCATTCCTGGCCATCCAACCACGCCTGAACCACCTTAGGCCACCCCTGAAAAGAGGGCTAGGCTGAAAGCTCCCCCACTGCACTCTCTCAGCACCTCTACCCCCTTGGGAAGCCACAGGCACTAAGCAGCATACCCTTAACCGAGGCAAGCCTGGTCCCTGGTGCCCCCAAAATGCGCTGGATTCCAGAACTGCCTAACGGCTAAAATGGTCAGCAATGATCTCCCTAAAAACTGAGCCTCAGATCCCAACTTACCCCCACCCTCTGTTCTAGTAATGTAGGGCATTTGCAGGTTCTCAGTGAATGGTAACagctattattacttttttttttttttttggtacaatgTTTGTTACACGCCCACCCTCCATCCACTGAGGTCAAGCACAAAAACTTTCTACTGCACAAGCTAACTTGGCTGAGGTGAATTTCAAGACAGACTGGAAACAACTTCATATTTACCTACCTagctggggggtggaggagagaaggcCTAAGATAGAACCTTCTAGGCAAGCACCTCCATGAGCTCCTCTTCCCAGCCCTGAAAAGTTCTTTGCTCAACCTTTCATACTTTTTTCACCCCATCTCCTTGTTGTCCTTGGAGGAACATGATCCTTTCCTGTTGAGGCCTCAATCCCATCACTTTTGGCTTTCAGTTTATCTGTTAACCCAGGAGTGATAATGAATTCAGACATAATTGTGTTCAAAGCCAGGCTCAGCCAGTGTCACCTCTCTTGGGTCCTCTCTGTCCAATTGAAGAGCCTCTCCATTATGTATCAGTCAACATACCTCCTTTCTTGGGATGTTCACAAAAAAATGACATCTAAAGGGTCCTATCATCTGGCCCCCAAATTCCTTAGTTCTCTGTTTCAATCAGGATCTAGTGTGGAAAGCAGAACCCACACAAGGAATTTCAAAGGGAACTAGTTGGTTACAAAATATGTTAGAAGGCTAAAGAGTAACAAGAAGGTGCTGAAGTATCCCTGATATTAACAACTGCAGGAAAGAAACAAGAGGGAACAAAAAAACTGTCTTATGATGACATATGTCCCCTTCAGCCTCAGCCTCTTATTCCACTCACCTTTCCCTCATTTCCCAACATTCAGAGACTCCAGTACTTTCCAGAATTGCCAGTAATCAGTATCCATTCTTAAGTCCCCAGTTTAAACTTTGGTGTGAATGAGTATCAGAGAAATTAGAATAAGAGTGATGGTGATAAGAGGGAAGAACTAAACCACTGGGGTGGATAAttgaggagcagagagcccatctACTGAAGAAATGAACCAGAACTTTTGTCTTAGAGTAGAAGGGATGGATAATATGATTACATGATACCCTACCTGTATTTGAGAGGACCATCAATATTTATGCTGGTTATAAAAAGTAAGGAATATGATTCTGCTATGTAAACATAACCAGTTTGTCAGATTCTTTCTATTAATGTTCTATTGTCATATACAACAATGAAAATTACACACACCATTAAGTGTGGCTTGAATTGAATTCAAGTAAGTACTTGTAAAGCCAAAGGTCCTagacatggaaataattttaagagaTCATAAAGTCCAGATTTCAATTTTTGAGCTCTAAGATATTATCATCCATGCTTGTTTGGTATCAAGTCCTGTTATTTTGCTAACTTAACATGCCCATGATTTTGATAGTGGAGGGAACATCAATAGAAaccaggtagagggagagagctTGGTTATTCACCACCACTAGAATCTCTAAAACCTGTCCGTAGATGCACAATCTCCATAACAATGTATTCATGTAGCCAAGCTGACATTCACAATGAATAAAGCAGAATGAACCATGAAGTAGTAGAGGTTATATGGCCCCCACAGTTGACAAATACAGAATCAAATTCATAGTAGACCTGGGCTTAGAATCTGTAACTCCCACTTCCCCAAtccagggctctctgctccaGTGCTCACCAGCTCCCTTGGGGCTCCTAAAAGGACGAAAGCCACTGTGGTTTACATCCTATCAAGGGCTACATACAAGCAGGGCTGGCAGTCTGGCCTGGGCATTGCTACTGGGAGAGAACTGGAACTCCCCTTGGTTGAATAATGCAACATGATGTGCACCATGGACCACAGAGAACAGCCTGGGCCATTTGTACTTGAGTAGAtttgggaaaatgggaaaatgccaAGGAAATTCCCAGGGTGACCTTTGCAGGGCCGCCTTTACCCAGTGTGGGTGTGATGATGTAATTGAACTTGCCCAAACCTCTGCTCCTCCAAGCAGCCCAAGCCCATTGTCTAAGATGCCTCCCTGTGGGCTGACCCATCCTCACATCTTTCCTGAAGCTGGGTCTTCCATGAAAACTCAGACTTTCGGTTGTGGGCCAACATTGTTATTTAGTAGCTTCCTCTCCTTCAtgtgaaaatgaaagacaaatttttactattattattattattattattaacatataatgtattgtttgtttcaggggtataggtctgtgattcatagtcttacaccatacacagcgctcaccacaacccataccctccccaatgtccatcacccagccaccctatccctcccacccccccaccactccagcaaccctcagtttgcttcctgagATTACGAGTCTCTTATggtaaaatgaaagataaattaacaaaaataaccCCCAAACTCCTCATCAAAATGTCAGAAATTAATAGAAGCATTAAACGCATCAAGACAAAAGAATCCAACTACACAGGACCAACATCAAGGTACAGTTCTCTAAATTTAAAACATCTATTGACCAAATTGTACACTTATgtgcaaccaaaaaaaaaaaaaaaaaacaaatagctaAAGCCTTCAACACACAGCTTGTGGTAAAACACTTAAGGAAAAGTTTAGGTTAAGTGCCTGAAGTTTGAAATTCCTGGACAAAGAGCCAATGACAGAGAAATTTTAGCACAATGATCCACATCACAGAAAATGCAAAAGCCATGAAAGAAAAGATGATAAATTGAACATCatcaaaattttagaattttggacAAACTTGGACAAAACACACCGTGGGTGAAAGTTGCAAGATAAGGTGcctacaagaaaatatttgcactaCATCTAACAAACTAATACCTAATATTCAAAGTTTTTAAGTAGTTcctactcattttaaaaatgcaagtaattttatagaaaaataaacaatagatGTAAAAAGCATTTCgctgagaagaaaatataaatatccaaCAAATCGAAGTAATTATAGCTAACCATACTAGTAAttagcaaaatgcaaatcaaagccacaatgagattcCATTTCCATCCATCAGGAAGACACAAATTAAAAAGGTGATAGGCAATGGTGGTGAGGACACAGATTCACTCACTGTGTGGATGGATGTGTGAATCAGCACAGCCTTTTGGAAAGCAGGTTTGCAGGAGCTATTAAAAATCTAAACGTATGTACCCCTTGACTCATCAATTCTACTTACAAGAATCTATAGCGTAAGTTTACTTTCAGCTTCAAAAGCTGAAAAACTCCAATTCAAAGTGATcaaaataggggctcctgggtggcacagcggttaagcgtctgccttcggctcagggcgtgttcccagcgttatgggatcgagccccgcatcaggctcctccgctatgagcctgattcttcctctcccactccccctgcttgtgttccctctctcgctggctgtctctatctgtgttaaataaataaaatctttaaaaaaaaaaaaaagtgatcaaaATATCGGAAGTCCAGAAGTAGCACAGGCTCAGAACTGCTGACCTGATAATTCCATAATGTCAGCAAGGACCAACATTGAGTTCATTCTCTTCTGAACAGACAGTCAGTACGTAAGGCCAGGTTCCCTCATGTCTGTAAGATAATTTTCTGTGAGAATCGGAACTACATGCTCAGACATTTACATCTTTGCAAGAAAGAGAATGTCTCTCCCACGTCAAAGTCTTTCAAGTCTGCTTGGGTGAACTTGAGAGCCATTCTGTGCCAGTCAGGTCCTAACAAGAAACATATGACACATTCAAAATTTGGCAATTTGAGGTTAATGTAATAAAGGGGTTAGTTATAAAGACGTAGGCAGAGTGTAGGGAAATCCCAAGGCATAGATAACGCTGAACCCCAGGGCTAGTAACAGTAGGATACACCTCTTATCCCCCATAGGCCTGAATGGACAAGAGGAGGAAACAGCTAGTTACCATaacccacagagagagagagagagagagagctttgtGGAGAGGGCAACGTAAAAGAAGCcatgacgcttaactgactgagccacccaggcaccgtgaatcactgaattctacctctgaatctaataatacagtatatgctaattaaatggaatttaaattaaaatttttaaaagaaaaaaaaaaaaaaagccatgaccTGCCTCAAGAAAAACAGCCTGAGGTGACCCCAGAGGGAAGGAACCAGGAATAAATATCCTGACCTCACTCTCTTCCCACCCTCCAATTTCCTTCCAGTGAATCGTGAAGGGTCCTTGGAAGTCATCCAGCATAGGCTAAGCCTTTTGCCCCTCAGGTCCATGTTCTTCCTCCAAGAGTCGGAAATCTGTCTTCCCTATCCcaagtgaaatataaaaagacaGCAGCTTCTGAATCATCGCAAGTTAGGTCAACGTGGTCATACACCCAGctgaaagtttttaaaagccaTTCCCAGTGTTATTTGTATAAGGTGgttagaggaaaacacaggagtggggagggaacaGTTAAGCAGTCAATTGATAGACTACTTGATTTTGTAGCTATTCACAAAGTCTAATTTGGTAATCACAATGGCCTTCTCCCACCATCTATCCAAAATTCCCCTTGCCTTCTATGAGTACCTCAGCAGGATCCTCTTCTTCACCTTGAGGGTAAATCAAACCTTTGTTTCTATGGACTCGGAGTCCTTGGTGCTACAGTTTTCCATCGTCTGAAACCACCAGGCAGAGGACTAATAAGATCTGTTCCAGGGAATCCCTTGGGTTCCAGACACAGTCCTGTGTACTTTCAATTACAGCAACCTAGTTTTCCCTGAATAATCAGGATTCATCACCCCAACCAGTAAGGTGACTCCTTTCTACCTGTTTATTCAATGACACAAGGGGCCAAATGGCTATTGGGCAATCTCAGCTTCTAATTCCTCAGATCCTTGACTGTATTCCCTAGTGGAAGCATTTCATTCCTTGACACTAGAACCTCCTTTCCATGGAGCTTAGGGGTCAcataacaagaagaaaaagttcCTACAGTATGTCATTTGGTTTAGGAGTACGAGAGGCTCTTTCCCACTCCACCCTTCAGCTCTTGAACCTCTGCGTTCCCGTCATGAGGAAGACAGCAACAGTTATCAACCAGTGGTTTAAGGAATACACTGCTTTCAGTAAGACAGCACTCTCTCAAAGTGCTGTGCTCTACTTGGCGCCACCTGTGACTCTTCAAAAGACCATTCCACTATTTTATCAAGACATCTGCACATGGTAAAGCCAATGATGGTGCAGGTAGAAAAGCCAATGAATTATTACATGAGTGTGAACTTGTTGCCACAATGCCCTTACTGAAAAATGTAACCCTTAGTTAGAAGTGATGCTATGTGGGACATCTCAGATAAAGTCATTCAGTAAGTCTGCAAATGGCGTTGCTGGCAGAAGTACTATGAAAGTTGAGAAGATaaatcaatacacaaaatttATATGTATCTCTACAAGAAAAAAGCATTGACCTCTTTATAATGGAACAGTCCAATACAACCAATCTGCCACCAGGGAGCTGGCTGGTTTCACTAGGAAATGGTGCCTCATCAGGTGTTTTCTGTTGATCTCTGCTGATGATGGACGGTTTGAGCTTTCTTCAGTGGCAGTAACCAAATTGAACTTGTTTAGGGGAAATCAAACAGCTGAGTCCATGCATAATCTCCATATCTGCTACCATGGTCACTTTGTACACGGACCCATTGAGTAGGCAAGTGACTGGGGAAGATTGACATCCACAGGTTGGGACACTTCGACCtcttatttattgagagcctcCTCTGCAGTAGACTCCCTTTGGTAGGCACTTAATTGGAAAACAAATATCTTCACATTTCCCATTCTGTGCCCATTTTGTAAGGTTCGCCTGCATACCACTCTCTACACCTCCTTGTAGCCAATTTCctaatctttttctttccaagtttctgCCCAGCTAGCCAACTCATTGGCCCACAGATCAGTGTAGATCTGTATCACAGATCTCCTCCAACATGAAATGAATAACCAAATATGTTACCTCAAGTTCTGCCCAATGGGAGGATTTCCcttcatcattatttttcaagGCAACCTGAAGGAGCCATAGTGAAATGGCAGTAGACTTCTATTTCCAGCTGGGGCCAGCATACTATGCAGATCCATGCATACAACCAATCAGGCCTACACTTTTTCTCCTCTATTCTAGATCTCGCCATGAGACTCTGGTATGAATTAAGAAATGGGTGGAAAAGCTGTAGGAGCAGATACCATGGGAGTCTGAACTACCAACTTATGAGGTTGAATTTTGCCTTTCAGATATGCTTGGGCCTGGTCTCCTATacaccattattttttaaatagagttttcCTGTGCCTGTCCTATTTTATGGTTTGGTAGATCAGGTCATTCTAAACTCATGTTGGGCAGTTTAAGTAGGATAGTCATTTTATGTCTCATGGTTAGgaacagggaaattcaaatcaaaaccacattgagataccagcttacgccagttagaatggcaaaaattgacaaggcaggaaacaacaaatgttggagaggatgtggagaaaggggatccctcttacactgttggagagaatgcaagttggtacagccatgaTTCCCCATTGCCTGAACAATAAAGTTCAAACTCTTTGGCATGGCTCAGGACCTGGCAAGGGGGAGAAGTATACTCAGAAGGTGCACACTGGGAAGAATGTAAGCAAGGTAATATTTACAAAATTGCAGACAGGTTTACAGAAAGCAACAGGAGGCAGTGAAGAACGGTTGGGGGGGGGAGCTGCCAACAGCTGGAATCCCCTATCCCCACACccccaggaggaggagaggcaaggTGCTTGTGTCAGTGACTGGTATACCCAGAAATGAATTATGGCTTCTGTatcagaaaggaacacagctaGTGacaacttggggggggggggcactctaATCAaactctcttccctccttctgatCTCCCATTGCCTCAGCCCAATCAGAAATCAGAGGACAAGAGACTGCTGAAGCAACCCACAAGGTCAGTCTCACAGATACAGAGCAGGTAGAGACATGGAGCACATCCTCCTGTGGCTCAGGGGCACCACTTATCACCTGGATTCCGGGCCCAGCCCGTAACTGCCGACCCACTTCCAGGTGCTCCCTGCTCCAGGCTGTCTGCCTCAGTTTGGCCAAGAAATCTCtctagcggcgcctgggtggcgcagtgggttGAGTGCCCGACTCTTGCTCTGTGGTGATCTAAGGgtcatggggtcaagccccacatgggctccatgctcaggcaTACTCTGCTTgggactctgtctccctctccctctgctccctgccaccccactctccctcttgctctctctctttctcaaataaataaataaataaatcttcaaaaacaaccaaaataagAAATCTCTCTAAAACTCAGACCTGATCACACCAGCACTCCTCACCATCTACCCAGGAAGTCCAAGCTCCATAGTGCATCCACCAGACCTGTTGTGAGCTGATTCAGCTCACTGCCTTGCTCATCGCAGCTTCATGAATGCAAGTGTTTGGTTCATCACAAACCCCTTCAAGAGCCATCCTTGGCCCCTGCCCACTCCTGGATTGCTGCTACAGAGAGGGCCTGGCTGCCAAGAAATCCAGAGACTGCCCTTTGGTCACCCTAGAACATCCTCAGGGCTTGGAGCTAAGGCCCTGGCAGAGCAGTCAGCTGTGCCTCCTGGGACCAGCAGAGGGCGCCGCGGCACCGAATGACATCAAAAGGCCGAGCCTCCACAGGCCACTCAGCAGGCCACACTCcccgaggggggtggggggctgcatcTCTGAACTCAGCGCGGGTCCTGAAGGCAAGACCTTTGTCGCAAGCTTAGGATCGTGCTTTCAAACTTCCTTTTTACTGCATCCcaatttgaaatacattttaccTTGCAACCGAGTTCACGCATAAATTTATTATGGGCTTGTAATGTCAACCTACCAAAATCTGACTGATGAAATTtcataatgaggggcgcctgggtggcacagtcgttaagcgtctgccttcggctcagggcatgatcccagcgttctgggatcgagccccacatcaggcttctccactgggagcctgcttcttcctctcccactccccctgcttgtgttccctctcttgctggctgtctctgtcaaataaataaataaaatcttctaaaaaaaaatttcataatgaaataaattttcgaaaaatacaaatagtttaacaaaattaaatttagctAGTTAAAGTAAACTTTTGGTCTTTGTACCTTCaacaaattgttttaaataatttgcatttatatGACTGAAGCCTTTTCAGATTTTTAGTTACTGAACACATGAAATTTACTAGATCAgtatatcttatttttcttgttgtatgattaattttttggaattttgaaacattctttaaaatgtaggtaacataaaaaattatgaaaatttgaCTGTGTAAAATCATAAAGACCTACAGCCTCCTTAAGATGAAACATTCAATTTTCATAAGTTGTTTACTTTCTGGGGGACAGggtgtataaaatttaaataaaattcaaaaggtatCTAATTCACAAATCATTCACAGTTGTGGGGACAAAACTCTGTCATCAACAtgttaaaagataaaactgaggcatattaaaaatttttaagaatttgagcagaaatcaattCCAATCAAGCAGCATCCAATCTAGTAggtagaaaggagctctgaggagctgtgcAGAATGAAAGACTTTAATAGGCAGAAGGGAGCGGAAACAAGGAAGTCCTACTTGGCAAAAAATCAGGTTGATTATTGCTTATTGCAAGGTTACTTTCCCTTAGGTGATGGCAGAGGCGTCTCAGGCAGATTACCTAGCTAGTGCTGATCAGGTAACTCCTGAAtgacctgctttttttttttttaactgctggtTTCAGATTCCATTTCAGGGAAAGCTAAAACTGTAATTGAGCCTCAGTTTGGTGACATGGGGCTTAGCATGAATGACTCATTTTGGTACTGGTGTCTTGTTTTGTAGCAGACATAACGATTATCTTATATTTGGATTCACGCTCCAAATAATTCTCTTCCTTGGTTTAAATGTCTTGTTTGCATGGAAGAGTTATCACCAGGAGCAGGAAACCAACTGTGAGGACACCTTGTAAGGTCAATGGAGATTCCCAAAGTGTCTACAAAAGCAGAATAAGAAACAATGATTTTGTGAGCTTGGTTACAACAGGAGCTAGTTAGAGAATGATGCAGTTAACTCTTAAAGGCAAATGCCTCACAGAGTGGCAGAATCAGTCCCTTACCTAGGCTGTGTGAAAGATGTTACACTGAGACCAGTGGAGCAAAAAGAAAAGGTTCCACTCTCAAATAATAACTACTAATAGaatattaagttaaaattttcatttcagattgATAGAAATGCATAAGTAACTGCACAGTTACTACAGCAGTTGAGATCCCTGAAGAGAAATAATACAAGACATCTACTGGGGATGAATATTCATGAGCAAAtaagtgctttaaaataaataagatattctaAAAGCACTGCAAGAGTTTGTGTCCTGGTAATGGGGCTGCAGAAATAGAAAGGTGTCATGGCTTTA is part of the Ursus arctos isolate Adak ecotype North America unplaced genomic scaffold, UrsArc2.0 scaffold_8, whole genome shotgun sequence genome and encodes:
- the LOC113268171 gene encoding interleukin-36 gamma isoform X2, which encodes MSFPTMSFPYSLNKPHTGEVSDLNQQVWVLQGQTIVTVPRSNNVTPVTVTVVPCKYPELLEQGRGVPIYLGIENPEMCLSCEDIEGQPTLQLKDEEILDLYNEVEPVEPFLFYHSKNGRTSTFESVAFPGWFIAASDRGHPIFLTSHLGGTYNVNFILNINA
- the LOC113268171 gene encoding interleukin-36 gamma isoform X1 produces the protein MTCIRGVPFSGEPFTAVNKPHTGEVSDLNQQVWVLQGQTIVTVPRSNNVTPVTVTVVPCKYPELLEQGRGVPIYLGIENPEMCLSCEDIEGQPTLQLKDEEILDLYNEVEPVEPFLFYHSKNGRTSTFESVAFPGWFIAASDRGHPIFLTSHLGGTYNVNFILNINA